The DNA region TTGTCTTTCATAATGAATATTTTGCCAATTTGATACTAGTGCTGTCGGCGCTGTCGGCTACACCAATGCCAGGGGACATACCGTGATGACTTCATAACTTAATCAATGCAACCCTCGGCATGAGCTGATACTCTGCTGATAGAACATTACATTTGTCATATTTAACCTCTAATTTTCAGGAAGTGTTTCTTGTtcaataatttaacaaaattaatgacTATGAATTTATGACCAtagataaaataaacatttcgatcattttattttactttttaacaaaaatttcatttattttgttttttacatACTAGAAAGTTGTAAACGATGCCTATGGTAAACTCCTTCCACTTGACTCAGCATACACACCACCAGGGCAGCAATTCTGTAATCTCCTCAACATCAGTATCTGTGGCGTGACagaaaattacaaatatgtaaGTTAATGTGTTTCTAATTCTATGTCATATATTCATCATAATAGAAAGCTTCGATAGCAAAAATATTGTGAATGTTGTAACGTTGATATAATTCATACGTTTTTGCTATTTTGTGCTGCTTCgaaattatacaaatgaatgGCGTGTTTTTGACACTTTGTGAatcaatgattttttatgaaataataacaataCGATGTCATTAATGGGAATATTTCACGTACCAGTTGATTCCTGATAAGAACTACTGTTTCTATTagtgatggaatgacgttaaAAGCTATCCCGCACTGACGTCATTTCAGCGAGATGATTATAAAATGTAATGTTTCATCACCACTTGAGTTTCTAGTCCCGCACAAAAGTTATCGGGTATCATGTGGAACATGAATTGTTCCCATTTTTAAGGCAAcactattgttttttttatttctacgTTTTGATGCAGTTCACACTGGCGGTATATAATCCACTAGGATATGACGTCACTTCCTGGATACGGATACCCGTTTTAGGGAGAGTGTATCAGGTCAAAGGTCCCGATAATAACGACGTCCCATCCCAGGTACATATAGCAAAACTCTATAAATGTGAAGTTCGTTTGTTATGTAAATTAACGGGATGATACGTTTGTACCGTTGCAACCAGGTACATATACAAGATCATACTTTTTGTACccaatatttttgtgaaatacaGGTGTTTGACAtagtttttttcaataaatgaaataaacttCTCTTCACTATAAAAGTGTTATCTATAAACTTATTGCTGATGGAATCGGTACCTTATGATTGAATATTAACTTTCAACAGCGAGTTTTGTAGCTTTCGCCCTGATAATAACTTTCTCTATTTTGTAATTTCTTccgttttttttacattaacacCTTGATTAATGTATAGTTAGAAATGATGCAATGCCGTCTCCGATAGTAAACTTTCCTTTTTTCAAGTGTAATATATCGTTTCAGTATCATATGATTTAAGAAAAGTACGACTGTTTTCTTCAAGGTTGTACCAGTATCTAAGGAGACAAAGCGTATCCCTGAGCGACAAGGCTCCCGCCTTCAGTATGAACTGATCTTCAGAGCAAGTGCACCTGCACTTGGATTTAGTGTCTATTTCATCTCTAAAAGTAACAGTATGTATTGTTTAATCTATCGCAATCTGAAAAAGTTCGTTTAAgctttacttttattttatcagatagactataatatcaatatattttgtgtgGAATTGGTGGATATTTTAATAGACAAGGAAGGGCATCTAACAATATACTGCTactcattttaaaaaaatagttgtATTCCtataaattatacatttacattcacacataacaaaacaaattaacttTACCGGTATAAGTTTTCTTCTTAcacaaattataatttttttctataacTGGAAATATGTAATCACTTTTCGTTGTAGAAGCGAGGGTCAAACTTGCACAAACTACAAGTAAAAGGTTGGTGAGGAATAATGAAGGCCATGACACTGTCGTGAAAAATGAGGTAAGCGTGCATAACGGTATGAAGGATTTTGAAATTAGATaacttatatatgaaattttactttttgaatgACAAACAATTTTTGTGAAACATAATTACAAAAGATTTCGTAGACAATTCAAGTACCAAGTACAACTGTAAGAGATATCTCCCTTCTTCTTTGTATTGTTTGGTttaaatatttctcaaaaacatTCGCACAGCGATGCCATCATTACATTTAATGCTGACGTTGTAAAAGTAACAATTTTCTCATGAGGTTTTACGATTTCTATAAGCATGTAACACACGAGATGGTTCGGTTTTCCTACCAATATTCGATTAATATCATATAGAGCAAAAAagaattacataaaataaaaaaaaataagaaagaaagTAACATACGTTCAGGTATTTGTTCGAAATATTAATTGCTTTTTGTATCTAGatcatatttacataaaattgacTCAGAACGGTCTCATTTgccaaaattttgttatttataagcAAGTCATAACCGACATAACTTTTATCTAGTTCGTGAGTTTGAAATTCGATGGTACGACTGGTCATCTGAAGTCGATGAGGAACCTGGACAGTGACATAGAGATTGGTCTACAGCAGGGCTTCTACCACTACACTGGCCACACAGGAAACAATACCAAGAGCGATCTACAGGCCTCAGGGGCTTACGTATTCAGGCCAAACATTACAAAAACGTTTAAGGCCAAACAAATGAAGAAATCCTACATAAGAGAGGTGAGTTAGTTATGCATTTGTCAAAATCTGTATTGCTGTTACTCAATccatcaaagaaaaaaatgtctttaaatGAGAGCCATTATAGATGAACGAAAACTCTGGCTGGCTCTTTTCAATTCTAATTGAGTTCGTCgaacacaaaaatattttacaagaaCCAGGTTTTGATTGTATTACATAAAGTCTGATACAGGTTTAAGTATTAAATGATAAACAATCAAACTTGATTGGTGTTTTCTTAATTTTTCCAATTTGTTGATTTCTTAGGGAAGGGTCGTTCAGGAGGTCTACCAAACATTCGCCCCGTGGATTACACAAGTCATTCGTTTATATGAAGGCGAAAAGTATGCCGAGTTTGAGTGGACTGTTGGGCCCATTCCTATATCGTGAGTAGATGTATAAACACTCGTCGACAATTGTTTCGCTATTAAATTGAAAGGTATTTCCATTAAATTCAGATTTTGAATCCTTGAATTCTAATCCTAGTGAAAATGCTTTGAAACGGAAATCGCGGAATTGGGTTGCAGCGAAAGAATGTCGGTTTACAGCGTTGACACTAAATGAACTTAattaataactccattaattaAGTTTATTTAGTGTCAACGCTGTAAACCGACATTATTTCGCTGCAACCTGATTCCGCGATCAAATCagaattatattatgttatgtgTCATAAACGTCATCTTCTATATCAAAGCGGACTTTTGATATGCTTTTCAATCCCAAAAATTATCAGGATATTGAGAATTAACGGAGTACTAGCTGTCAATGAAACCGCAAGGATACCGCATGTtcctttatttatttaattatttttttttataattaataagatattagtttgtttatatatgcaaatactatataaatttgtgttttatttgctGATGAAGTGATGGTGCTGGTAAGGAAGTTGTATCACAGTTCTTAACATCACTTGACACTAAAGAGGCATTTTACACGGATGCGAACGGACGTGAAATACTGAAAAGACGGTGAGTaaccaaaatatacatatagacGTGAAACAATTAGCCGAAAGTTAAAACCAAAACACTGTCAATGgtttatttggatttttttaatcttaatgTTTAAATCTACTGTCTgttgttttatgattttgttagagttatttcccttaacctacatgtacatcaaaatagcaatattgaaatgttttacGGAGAATATACCATTCAAAAAATAAGGTTTCCTTCGGAGGTGTAACAGCTGACATTGAAAATACTATGATCAGTAGggtaaaacaacatattttgtctTCCATATTACTTTCAGACGGAATGCCCGAGACACCTGGGATCTAGACCAAACTGAACCAGTGGCTGGCAACTTCTACCCCGTCAACAGCCGTATATTTATTAGGGTGagaaatttacaaaatcaaCGCTGATACTGTATTACCGATTTATTGGTGTAAAAGAAAATAACAgcatattatataacattgtatctttattgttttctttctgtaattgtatatttataggACGAGGAACTTGGTATACAGTTCAGCGTTCTGACCGACAGGAGTCAAGGCGGTAGTAGTATCGTGGATGGTGGCATCCAACTTATGGTAAAACTCTCAATTACTTAATCTCTTATCATCTGACGAATATCTGTAACACCCAACTTATGGTAAAACTCTCAATTACTTAATCTCTTATCCTTGTTATGCATATTTATACTACCAATATCATCATGGTAAAAAAATCTCATCATCTGACAATGTACACCACTTATCTACTTATGTATATCGACGAATATCTGTAACACCAACTTATGGTAAACCAATTACTAATTCTTATCATCTGACGAATAATGTAACACCAACTTATGTAAACCTCAACTTAATGTCTTATCATCTGACGAATATATGTAACACCCAACTTATGGTAAAAACCTCAATTACTAAATCTTTTTCATCTGACGAATATCTGTAACACCCAACTTATGGTAAAAATCTCAATTACTAGATATCTGTACACCAACTAGATTTATTGCGTACTTATATGTTACTGCGACTATATAAAGACAATGACTATGTGTTACGAAACGtagatattttttgtaaatggaaATGGCCTGTATCGATCTAATGACTGACGACATTTAACACCAACTTTGACACTTATTGTTATCTTCACGACAAACAGTGATTAAAGTTTTAAGAGTCCCAATTTCTAGTACAAACATGAACagataaaaagtatttttcGTTAGTAACAAAAGGTACTTAATTTACACTACTACCATCATTCAGAAGTTTGAGcttattattttacttcagaataaaagtatttttaaaatgattattaaCATTCCTAAAAATACTAAGGTGATATATTTACACAAGTGTCTTAGACGCTTATTCTATTTTCCTCTATATCAAATTGTATATTACATTGCTATATCAGGATTTCAATTAAGAGAAGTTTGATCTAAAACCATGGTACTGTGCCCTTTGTGGAATGAGGTACTAATTACGCAGACaacaaaaggaaaacaaatgcatttttgtgttaaaatataaacacagttaaacataaattattgtCCGAATGATAAGCATGTTTCTTGCTCTGTTGGTGATTGAACACATTTATTTGATGTGAAAGTTCACGATTGTTTTTGTCTTCTCTCTAGAATAACTATACCTGTATATCTTCTATCCAGGTACACAGACGTCTGCTCCATGACGACGGGCTCGGTGTTGGGGAGCCCCTGAATGAGACGGGTATAGACAACAAAGGCCTTGTCGTTAGAGGTAACGCCAACTTTTAATACGTGCATACTGCAAACCAACAAATCTTCGCGGAAATTTAATTTCTTGCtttcgattttttttctatagcGATATAGTTTTACGACTTCAAGTCTATGATTCTGTACTCCCTCTGCTTAGGGAAAAAAATTTCTATAACGATTTATTTTCGCAACTTGTAGTAATAAGGTTCTACAGTTCCTGTTCTCAAAACATTTTCGTAGCTATTGATTTTCGCGGCTTCTGATCGCTCAAGAAATACGCAAAATTAAACCAAACGCgaaaaagttggtttacagtaatggCCAGTATAAATCAAACATTCATGTTGCACGTGATAATGAGAAGTGAAGTTCATTGATAGACTCCTTAGAAATAATGCTTCCTGTTTAATGGAGTTTAAAAGTATTCGGCGATTTATATAATTGGAGTAACATATATCTTAGTTTATTTGCATTATTCGTTACAGATAAAACGTAGtcatttttatcttaaatgCTGAGAAAATTTTTTCAAGAAAACCGAACCCATTGTCTATAATTGGACTGTCTACTGTTGTCTACTTGGAAGCACTATTCAATACGGGGTTTTCGAGATTCTCAGACGACGTGGGTTAAGTACAATATACCGTTGCTTAGTCCCATatttccggtgattgtgacgtcagcttttatgtgatatttacaaaattataatcaCCGAAAAGTAAGACTAATCGATGGTAAATCGTACTTTACCCGCgtcattttgggatctcaaaacccccGTATTGAACTAACGTTATATGGTAAAAATGGCTGTTGTAAGACTGTTATTTTGGCTCAATGATGCAACATGAATAAACGTTTAACTGATTTCACTTGAGATTTTAATGTTTAGGGAAGCATTACGTATACCTGGGAGGGATAGAAGAATCGTCTGCCTTTCACCGCAAGATGGCTTTAAGGCTGTATATGGCACCTTCGCTGTCTTTTATGCCAAACGTTACGAAATATTCTATTTGGACCAAACAATTTCAAACACAGGTGAGTATATTTCTCCTTGTTATTCagataataaaatcaaattcattgttttaattatacTTAGGATTAAACATGATGATAATTTGGTATACCGATATATAAACCGAAAACTGAAGTGCAGtaatcgcgaaaataaatcgatATGATAATAACGCCATTTGAATGAGAATAGGTCATTTGTTTATGACGTTATCAAAACGTGTATTTCAACTTTTAGATTGATGAATTATATGACACATTAATTTAAACTATGAAAAATCGCATCACAACCAAAATACATTTGTCTACACGGTTAAGATTATTTCCTTATCACATATACAACTGATACATCGAAGGTTTATTATACCTCAATTATATTAGGATTCCATTTATTGTTACCTTAAGGAACATTAGAGTATTTTGAGGTTAAGGCGTACGACCTTTTGGATGTAAAAACTATATTTCCGTCAATAATTTTTCGCGTCatttgttttggtattttatttcaGTGGTCAGGCATGACTAAAAACCTGCCCGACAACGTGCACCTGTTGACCCTAGAGCAGTGGGGAGGACCAGGAGTGGTGCCCTCCTCGTCACAACCCTATATCATACGGTTGGAGCATACCTTTGAGACCGGAGAGCATTCTCTATTATCAAAGGATGTAACTGTTAACCTGGCAGTGAGTTTATTCGTGAATTCGGTTAACCGTATTCAACCCTATAAACACCCATTTCCTTTGTGAGGCTTCGATTTCACTTTCTCCTAATTGAATGCAgactgaaaacatgaaaattatttgatatcTTTTGCAAATTTGTTTATAGCTTACTTTGTTCATTTTTTTGTGAAAGGCTTGTCCAAATTAAGTTATATTAAGCGCCCCCTTATATATGTTCTATTTTGTTAAATACGGTACAAAATTATGTATGATAACCCCTAATTGATATGATAATTAACCTTGATTTACTCTGTCAGCGTTTGTTCACCAAACTAAATTATTACATCAAGTTGCATTGTTGCATACcaaaatgtatatgtcatttatTAAGATCTTAAAATCTCTCTCTGCTTAGTAATTATACTTTTAGCTTCCGCATGCACATTTTTcgcaatacagtatatatttttactaGCCGTTCTTTTCACTTTGCTCACGGTAACTTTAAAGATACACATGATTTTGCAGACATCCAAATTGGACCATTAATACTAGTTAGAATGCTTATATTCAGATTCTCACCTTTTATCCTTTTTTATTTCTGATGTTCCCTCCTTCCCACAGAACCTGTTTACGACGTTCAATGTAACTTCGATGACAGAGCTTACACTTGGTGCCAATATGGTTTTGTCTGACCTTCACAGACTACAGTGGAACACAACAGATACCAGAGAAGAAAGCACGCAAGGTAAATAAAACCCATCAAATAAGATATCGCATTATTGTGCAGTGAAGCCCTGGTAATCCGGACTCCGATACTCCGGAAAACTCTCCGAACGGAAGTTTCAGGGAACGGATTACCTTTACGGTACATATTTGCTTGAGAACACATAATGCGACAGTCCGGAACAttcgtaatccggacggtttagaCCAGGATCGAAGGTGTCAGAATTACCGAGGGTtcactgtatattgtttacTTGTGTAGTTAAACATATGGCAGTAAATTTGTTTACATGATAGTTTACGTAAACCTGTATAATTCTATATTTCTGACAATGTTTCGTGTTTATCTTTATCTAGATTTGTTTGACCCGTTTATTACGTAACAGAGAACACATATTTTACGGGAACAATATTAGAACACACAGTTTGCTGTTGGgatgataaaaaaatgtttagtctatatttaatttgtattcGGCTTGGCGAAACTGAGCATAATACATGTTTCTTTTAGACCCATTATCCTTCCATactaggtcactaacaaactgtgtaacgaaTTTATCCCATTGAagactttttaaaatatataaataaaaaatatcgaGCAAATAACGTAAGTCTTATGAAATTTTGAATAgcacgtgacgtcattttaactaATAGAAATACATAATTCTTGTTCGTGACGGGGTAAAGGGttacattatgacgtcataaacaaaAAGACAGATGGACATTCTTTGTCATAGACGCTTTGTTTTAATGTTTGGTTCAGATGGCTCCACGGATTCAGAGGTGTCCGATGTCGGGAGTATGGATGTCAAACTAAAGCCAATGCAGATTCGTACGTATCAAGTCCAGCTACAAGACAGGAAATGACGTTATGTGTCACAAAAATGATGACGACACATTTCATATTTCGCTTGGTAGTATGTATGTTACAAGCTAATTATCGGTACATCGGTTTTATATTCAAGTAAAATAATTCAACGTTATCgtatatttacttatttttgtgtaataaaaaaaatatctattagTAGAACTTTGTGTTCTTGCGTTAGTTTGTTtggattttattagtttaacgtcccattaacacattgggacgtgccaggtttgtgtGTGGTTGGAAGCCAGAGTACCCGAGAAAACCCATTGACTAGaggtcagtacctagcaaccgACCCACTGGGGATTCGAACTCACAACACAGAGGTGTAATTCGGATTTAAGCAAATGAGAGATGATCCTGATCAAAAGGGTAGTGATAAAATATCGTTTTAAATATCCCCGAGGTACACATTCAACATTTTATACTTTAAAGACAATacatttaagtttgttttttgaAACCGttgtgtaatacatgtatttgtgatcTGGCGGGATTTGTATCATTAACGCAACACTATCACATAGAAGTTTCATTTTTACCATTCATTTGGTCTTGAACCAAATTTAGATTAAAAAACATCTATGATGAATGATATTGACATTAACCTCAACGACAAAGTAGAGGCTGACACCTCAAACGTCAAACGTATTGTGGACAAACAATGAAGAAATTATTACTAACAGTATTTTCGACACTTTTACTTTACCCAGCATTGATAGTAATTAAGACGTAACAAAGGCGAAAACAATACCACGCGTGCAGGTTTTATGAACACGTTTACATCTTTATTAAAATTACgttgatttgatttgttttcattgttcaAATAATCTCTAATATGTGTCTACAAATTACAAGGTCTAAACCAATACTTAGACTCAGCCTATAGCCATTAAACCATCCTTTCTTTGTCACTATAGTTAGGAAGTTtctaaaggtttttttttatagatagagtattttgttatgttatggaaCCTTGAACCTGCTACTCTCTTTGTTAAGCATAATGTGCAGTTTGTAATTAGCGGTGCTTATTACAACTGATCAAGATGCATCGCCATTTACACCATAATGCCCATGCTATTGACATAACTTTAATTAACAGATTATTAAGATTTAAGATAAATATCATAGCGTATGATCTAACAGTTTTGGTCATTAACACACGCCGTTCGTATCAAGTGTTACTATAACTGTGATGTTTAACAGCTATTGGTTGGGTAACATACAACCAATGAAGTTCCAGCTTAGGTACGCCGTGATGAAAAAAAGCAAATGTTTGTTTGGAGTCTGAATCGACACCCACGTATTCCCAGTTATGTATTGTATGACAGTTTAACTTTACATTACAATACGAAGCAGGAAGCCAGATGTATATTTTCTGTAACACATCGTCACGACATGGATCCATTCAAGGGATTAGAAATTCGTCTTATGGAATATTTTCCCTAGTTCTTTGACTcaatttttatacaatttttaaaaattttgatatttcaatttgTTATTTAAAGGTGCAAAATAAACGTAATTTTGTAGATACACATGACACAAAGAATTTATGTTAAAATTCACATTGAAATATGATACGGTATGAGACGTTTGTAAAggaaaaaacacaaaatgaaagGACGTACCCGGAACAAACGATATCAAATGTTGATacctatacaaatgtatttaaaagtCTAACAGCTGATATAAACTGTCAGAAACGCTTTTGTTGTATGTATTTGAATAGATCTTGCCTCCAATTTCTACTTATCGTCAAGGAAAAACATATGTCAGAAAAAAACCCGGAATCCTTATGAAATAATCTCAAAACAAAAGTGGCATTAGTTATTGTTTTACTTATACAAGAaaagatacaatgtattatatctaGGGTCACGTTACGTCAAGGACAAGTTTTAGCGAGAAAACTATCAAAGAAAAAGTGGACAAAAGTGCACGTATACCTAAAGAAATGTCATTCTTTTATCCTATAGCGGTACTCATACGTCATCAACAACCTATCAAAATGTTTAGTATCTTAAAAATAGCAGCAAATTATGGAGCATGTTTCTTCATCACGTGTCTTCCATTTTGGTTTAAAATGTATACCGGAGGGAAAAAAAAGCTACATGTATTAGATACACAgtcacaaaaatataatatcaatacCTTATAACAGATCACCTTACTGaataaattttctttcaaattgtTTAATCGAAAACACTTCTTAATTATTAATTTGACTGCATACACCAACtattaaatgataataaaatgatgAATAGCAGTAAAGGATTATTTAATATCATGTTGCAAGTGACAAAATTTTAAGTGCTTCAGCTTATTTATTTAAATCGAAAAGGCATTActttaacaaaaaatgttaagtTTTGAAGTTTTGTAGTTAGTCTCTTTTGAATATAGGTAAGTTTGGTCAGTATTGCAAATATCACATTGTGATTCAGAATAAAAATACCAGTTAAATTGTTAATATGTCGATTTTAAGCGATATTTTACATAGATCTTGTGTCAATGTcagaaagtttgtttataagCTCTGCACGAAGTGGTTCTGGTTTTGTTATGAGGCTAATCTAGCCATCAAAGTGAAAGGAATTTATTATTAATGAGAACAGGTACACAATCTTTTCTATTCTCTTCACAAATACAGGCTCTACCTAACACCCGTCGTCTCGTGGTCGTTCGCGCGACCGCCGCGC from Argopecten irradians isolate NY chromosome 5, Ai_NY, whole genome shotgun sequence includes:
- the LOC138323898 gene encoding lysosomal alpha-mannosidase-like; translated protein: MAMLPVKHLIVVVTIIAGFLQTVDSAATCGYQSCNAVQEGMINVHLVPHTHDDVGWLKTVDQYFYGDKSDIQRAGVQYILDAVIAELQKDPTRRFIYVEVAFFARWWRQQTDITRHAVKALVNNGQLEFILGGWCMNDEASTHYNAIIDQHTLGFEFLRQNFGDCGRPRVAWQIDPFGHSREQASLFAQMGFDGLFFGRLDYQDKDERIRKKSMEMLWRGSPTNLKNISDLFTGVLYNGYGPPNGFCFDLLCDDEPMMDDDRMHGYNVPKKVEMFVNASKEWADAYASNHVLMPMGFDFNYQNANAWYKNIDKLMKYVNKQSNRTSVNVLYSTPSCYLSSLNKAPVRWPTKKDDFFPYAHRPHSFWTGYFTSRPALKDYVRRTNNFLQVTKQMDAIAALHDTDNSTYEIQILKEAMGVAQHHDAVSGTEKQPVAYDYAQRLARGVMECQKVVNDAYGKLLPLDSAYTPPGQQFCNLLNISICGVTENYKYFTLAVYNPLGYDVTSWIRIPVLGRVYQVKGPDNNDVPSQVVPVSKETKRIPERQGSRLQYELIFRASAPALGFSVYFISKSNKARVKLAQTTSKRLVRNNEGHDTVVKNEFVSLKFDGTTGHLKSMRNLDSDIEIGLQQGFYHYTGHTGNNTKSDLQASGAYVFRPNITKTFKAKQMKKSYIREGRVVQEVYQTFAPWITQVIRLYEGEKYAEFEWTVGPIPISDGAGKEVVSQFLTSLDTKEAFYTDANGREILKRRRNARDTWDLDQTEPVAGNFYPVNSRIFIRDEELGIQFSVLTDRSQGGSSIVDGGIQLMVHRRLLHDDGLGVGEPLNETGIDNKGLVVRGKHYVYLGGIEESSAFHRKMALRLYMAPSLSFMPNVTKYSIWTKQFQTQWSGMTKNLPDNVHLLTLEQWGGPGVVPSSSQPYIIRLEHTFETGEHSLLSKDVTVNLANLFTTFNVTSMTELTLGANMVLSDLHRLQWNTTDTREESTQDGSTDSEVSDVGSMDVKLKPMQIRTYQVQLQDRK